The DNA window AAAAAAATTTGAAATTACTTCAGATAATGGAAGTTCATATTGAATAATAGTTTTTTTATCATGATATATTAAATTTTTCTGTACTCCTCTTTTTTTAATACACAAATTTATAATTTCTCCAATATATTTAGTTGGAGTTAAAATATTACAAAACGCTATTGGTTCTCTAATTTCATAGATATCATTATTTTTAGGAAATTTAGCTGGATTATCTAAATAAACTTTTTTTTTATTTTTAATAAGTATTACTTCATAAATAACTGTAGGTGCTGTTACAATTATTTTTATATTATATTCTCTTTCTAAACGGGATTGAATAATTTCCATATGTAATATTCCCAAAAATCCACATCTAAATCCAAAACCTAATGCTTGTGAATTTTCAGGTTCATAAAATAAAGAAGAATCATTTAATTGTAGTTTATATAAAGCTTCTTTAAATCGATTATATTGATCATTTTTTATAGGAAATAAACCAGCGTATATTTTTGGTTTAATTTTTTCAAATCCTAATAATAATTTGTTAGCGGGATTGACAAAAGAAGTAATAGTCTCGCCAACTAATATAGAACGAATATTTTTAATCCCGCAAATTATCCAACCAACTTCACCGCACGATAAAATAGATTTTAAGATTCGTTTTGGTGTAAAAATACCCATTTGATCAACCTGATATACCTGTTTAGTTCTCATGATAAAGATTTTATCTTTTATTTTTATAAAACCATTTTTTATACGTATTAAAGATACTACACCTAAATATTTGTCAAACCACGAATCAATTACTAATGCTTGTAATGAATTATGAGGACTTCCTTTAGGAGCGGGGATTACAGTTATTATTTTTTCCAGTAAATCTGGTATTCCTTCACCTGTTTTTGCAGAACATAAAACAATATTTTTAGTAGATATACCAATAATATCTTGTATATCTTTACAAACTTGACTCGGTCTAGCATTGGGTAAATCAATTTTATTCAAAATAGGCAAAATAGATAATTTCATTTTTAAAGCGCTATGACAATTAGCAATAGTTTGAGCTTGAACACCTTGAGCTGCATCTACTATTAATAAAGCACCTTCGCATGCTGATAATGCACGTGAAACTTCATATGCAAAATTAACATGACCGGGTGTATCAATAAAATTTAAGCAAAAATTTTTTCCTATTTTAGACATATGATTAATAGTTACGCTTTGCGCTTTAATAGTAATACCGCGTTCTCGTTCCAATTCCATGGTATCTAAAACTTGTTCTGACATTTCTCTTTTAGAAAGACCTCCACATGCTTGTATTAATCGATCAGATAAAGTTGATTTACCATGGTCTATGTGAGCAATAATAGAAAAATTTCTTATATATTTCATAATATAACTGAGACACCA is part of the Buchnera aphidicola (Cinara cuneomaculata) genome and encodes:
- the lepA gene encoding translation elongation factor 4; translated protein: MKYIRNFSIIAHIDHGKSTLSDRLIQACGGLSKREMSEQVLDTMELERERGITIKAQSVTINHMSKIGKNFCLNFIDTPGHVNFAYEVSRALSACEGALLIVDAAQGVQAQTIANCHSALKMKLSILPILNKIDLPNARPSQVCKDIQDIIGISTKNIVLCSAKTGEGIPDLLEKIITVIPAPKGSPHNSLQALVIDSWFDKYLGVVSLIRIKNGFIKIKDKIFIMRTKQVYQVDQMGIFTPKRILKSILSCGEVGWIICGIKNIRSILVGETITSFVNPANKLLLGFEKIKPKIYAGLFPIKNDQYNRFKEALYKLQLNDSSLFYEPENSQALGFGFRCGFLGILHMEIIQSRLEREYNIKIIVTAPTVIYEVILIKNKKKVYLDNPAKFPKNNDIYEIREPIAFCNILTPTKYIGEIINLCIKKRGVQKNLIYHDKKTIIQYELPLSEVISNFFDQLKSISSGYASLEYNSIGFKKSNLVKIDILINSIKIDALSSICHRKNSISIAKNIIDKIKKIIPRHQFNVPIQAAIENNIVSRANIKQLRKNVLSKCYGGDISRKKKLLQKQKKGKKRMKIIGNVKIPQEIFLSILQIN